Proteins found in one Carboxydothermus pertinax genomic segment:
- a CDS encoding hydrogenase iron-sulfur subunit, whose amino-acid sequence MSVEQNFEPKIIAFFCNWCSYAGADLAGVSRMQYPTNLRIIRVPCSGRVNPQFVIKAFQRGIDGVLVSGUHPGDCHYVSGNYYTRRRFLLMKRLFEFIGFEPGRFHARWISGSEAQKVVETAKKVTEEVRALGPNKKMRDDRC is encoded by the coding sequence ATGTCTGTAGAACAAAATTTTGAACCGAAAATTATTGCCTTTTTTTGCAACTGGTGTAGTTACGCCGGAGCAGATTTGGCGGGGGTCAGCCGGATGCAATATCCTACTAATTTGCGGATTATCCGGGTGCCCTGCTCCGGTCGGGTAAACCCCCAGTTTGTCATTAAAGCTTTTCAGCGGGGTATAGATGGCGTGCTGGTATCGGGCTGACATCCCGGAGACTGCCACTATGTTAGTGGCAACTACTATACCCGGAGAAGGTTTCTTTTAATGAAACGGCTTTTTGAATTTATTGGTTTTGAGCCGGGTAGGTTCCATGCCCGCTGGATTTCCGGCTCGGAGGCCCAGAAAGTGGTGGAAACCGCCAAAAAAGTTACCGAAGAGGTGCGGGCCTTAGGACCAAACAAGAAGATGAGGGATGACCGATGCTAA
- a CDS encoding 4Fe-4S dicluster domain-containing protein, whose amino-acid sequence MLKDKIKSTVNSLLENKQVDFVIGYGAGSDAGTVRPAFVKSASEVEQLIWSPFAVNNLAKFVMDHLYEDIKIGVIVKGCDSRSVVRLVQDKVFPRENFYVIGIPCKGILDKNKVARDFDLSGEFVDFEEQGDNVIVKTTKGELKIKKEDYLMDKCYRCETPTPVVYDVLLGEEVAPFRMDEYEDVKAIENLSVEEKSKYWDKQFEKCIRCYACRNVCSACNCRDCVFDMAEPNWVGKAANLSENTAFHLIRAWHVAGRCVDCGECSRVCPMGIPVNTLNRKMIKDMKELFSVETPGKNPEQGAVLGSFRTDDPEEFM is encoded by the coding sequence ATGCTAAAAGATAAAATTAAATCTACCGTTAACTCCCTTTTAGAAAATAAACAGGTGGACTTTGTCATTGGTTATGGTGCCGGTTCTGATGCCGGGACCGTAAGACCCGCTTTTGTAAAATCCGCGAGCGAAGTGGAGCAGTTAATTTGGTCGCCTTTTGCTGTTAATAATTTAGCCAAGTTCGTGATGGACCATCTCTATGAAGACATTAAAATTGGGGTTATTGTAAAGGGTTGTGATTCCCGTTCAGTAGTGCGGTTAGTTCAGGATAAAGTCTTTCCCCGGGAAAACTTTTATGTAATTGGAATACCCTGCAAAGGTATTCTTGATAAAAATAAAGTAGCTCGGGATTTTGATCTATCTGGCGAATTTGTGGATTTTGAAGAGCAGGGCGACAATGTAATAGTAAAAACTACCAAAGGTGAACTTAAAATTAAAAAAGAAGATTACCTGATGGATAAATGTTACCGGTGTGAAACCCCAACGCCGGTGGTGTATGATGTATTATTAGGTGAGGAAGTAGCACCCTTTAGAATGGACGAATATGAGGATGTTAAGGCAATTGAAAATCTCTCGGTAGAAGAAAAATCCAAGTACTGGGATAAACAGTTTGAAAAATGCATCCGTTGTTATGCTTGTCGGAATGTTTGTTCTGCTTGTAACTGCCGGGATTGCGTCTTTGATATGGCAGAACCCAACTGGGTTGGGAAAGCAGCTAATTTATCGGAAAATACTGCCTTTCATTTAATCCGGGCCTGGCACGTGGCAGGCCGCTGTGTCGATTGCGGTGAGTGTTCCCGGGTTTGTCCCATGGGCATTCCGGTTAATACTTTAAACCGGAAAATGATTAAAGACATGAAAGAACTGTTCTCGGTAGAAACTCCGGGTAAAAATCCCGAACAAGGGGCGGTTCTGGGAAGCTTCAGAACTGATGACCCGGAAGAGTTTATGTAG
- a CDS encoding 4Fe-4S dicluster domain-containing protein → MRKGYISKDKLMPWLGAIREKFPLIAPVQEDGLSLFKEVEKVEDIVLDYGITRMPPKDLFFPQTEKMFRIKNKNNMAIELETPEKITDELVLFGVHSCDLKSILALDPVFTTRFPDRYYQERRDKTYVIGLSCTKALPTCFCTAYGINPTDAEGADIHLTELGDKYLVEVATDRGERLIAEVPGVVFEDVATLEAEKEKLTQKVRGEITSVDLTGVKEVLDENFELPLWEKWAQKCLGCGICTYVCPTCHCFDINDFNRGDGVGERFRCWDSCMFSDFTRMAGGHNPRPTKKERVRNRFMHKLKYHLDRYNLVGCVGCGRCVQRCPENIDIRAIISDIKGGV, encoded by the coding sequence ATGAGAAAAGGATACATTTCAAAAGATAAGCTTATGCCCTGGCTGGGCGCTATTCGGGAAAAGTTTCCCTTAATTGCCCCGGTACAGGAAGATGGTTTATCGTTATTTAAAGAGGTAGAAAAGGTAGAGGATATTGTCCTGGATTACGGGATTACCCGGATGCCTCCTAAAGACCTTTTCTTTCCCCAGACCGAAAAAATGTTTCGCATTAAAAACAAAAATAATATGGCGATTGAATTAGAAACCCCGGAAAAAATAACCGACGAACTGGTACTGTTTGGCGTTCACTCCTGCGATTTAAAAAGTATCTTAGCTTTAGATCCGGTATTTACTACTCGCTTTCCCGACCGGTACTATCAGGAGCGCCGGGATAAAACTTACGTAATTGGTTTATCTTGCACTAAAGCCTTACCTACCTGCTTTTGTACTGCCTACGGCATTAATCCAACGGATGCCGAAGGAGCCGATATTCACTTAACAGAACTGGGAGATAAATATCTGGTGGAAGTGGCTACTGACCGGGGGGAACGGTTGATTGCCGAGGTTCCCGGAGTGGTTTTTGAGGATGTAGCTACATTAGAAGCAGAAAAAGAAAAGCTTACCCAAAAAGTTAGAGGGGAAATTACTTCTGTTGACTTAACCGGGGTTAAAGAGGTTTTGGATGAAAACTTTGAACTTCCCCTCTGGGAAAAGTGGGCGCAAAAATGCCTTGGTTGTGGTATTTGTACTTATGTTTGCCCGACCTGTCATTGCTTTGACATCAATGATTTTAATCGTGGCGATGGGGTTGGGGAGCGTTTTAGGTGCTGGGATTCGTGTATGTTTTCCGATTTTACCCGGATGGCTGGCGGCCATAACCCGCGTCCTACAAAGAAAGAGCGGGTTAGAAACCGTTTTATGCATAAACTTAAATACCACCTTGACCGGTATAATCTGGTAGGGTGCGTAGGCTGCGGCCGCTGTGTGCAACGTTGCCCCGAGAATATTGACATCCGGGCAATAATTTCCGACATAAAGGGTGGGGTGTAA